In one Acetobacter sp. genomic region, the following are encoded:
- a CDS encoding aspartate kinase, with product MERTPPRIVMKFGGTSVGDLDRIRAVAKRVQAQVNAGCEVAVVVSAMSGETNKLVGFCESLSPLYDPREYDAVVATGEEVTSGLLALALQTLGVNARSWQGWQVPIRTDDAHGKARIDSIDGEGLSACMKAGQVPVIAGFQGVSPEGRVTTLGRGGSDTSAVAIAAAVKADRCDIYTDVDGVYTTDPRIVPKARKLAKITYEEMLELASVGAKVLQTRSVELAMKERVRVQVLSSFADEAPAENGHLPGAHVPGSLVVDEDEIVEQELVTGIAYSRDEAKISMRRIPDRPGIAAAIFGPLSENNINVDMIVQSTGEDGMTNMTFTTSKTDLARTMAVIEAARPVIQYGEVITDDAVVKISVVGVGMRSHAGVASTMFRTLSERGINIQVISTSEIKVSVLIPADYAELAIRALHTAYGLDAA from the coding sequence ATGGAGCGCACTCCACCACGGATCGTCATGAAATTCGGCGGCACGTCAGTTGGCGATCTTGACCGTATCCGTGCGGTCGCCAAACGGGTGCAGGCGCAGGTCAATGCCGGTTGCGAAGTGGCTGTCGTCGTTTCCGCCATGTCCGGCGAGACAAACAAGCTGGTTGGCTTCTGCGAAAGCCTGTCACCCCTTTACGATCCGCGTGAATATGATGCCGTCGTTGCGACCGGCGAGGAAGTCACCAGCGGCCTGCTGGCGCTGGCGTTGCAGACTCTCGGAGTGAACGCCCGCTCGTGGCAGGGGTGGCAGGTGCCCATCCGTACCGACGACGCGCATGGCAAGGCCCGGATCGACTCCATCGACGGCGAGGGTCTTTCCGCCTGCATGAAGGCTGGACAGGTGCCGGTCATTGCCGGTTTTCAGGGCGTCTCGCCCGAAGGTCGCGTGACAACGCTCGGACGCGGCGGGTCGGATACATCCGCCGTGGCCATTGCGGCAGCCGTCAAGGCGGACCGTTGCGACATCTATACGGACGTGGACGGTGTCTACACGACCGACCCGCGGATCGTGCCGAAGGCCCGCAAGCTCGCCAAGATCACTTATGAGGAGATGCTGGAACTGGCATCCGTCGGCGCGAAGGTGCTGCAGACACGCAGCGTCGAACTCGCCATGAAAGAGCGCGTGCGTGTGCAGGTGCTTTCCAGCTTCGCTGATGAAGCTCCCGCAGAAAATGGCCATCTGCCCGGGGCGCATGTACCCGGGTCGCTTGTGGTTGATGAGGACGAAATCGTGGAACAGGAACTCGTTACCGGCATCGCTTATTCCCGCGACGAAGCGAAGATTTCGATGCGCCGCATTCCGGATCGTCCGGGTATCGCCGCCGCCATCTTCGGCCCGCTGTCCGAGAACAACATCAATGTGGACATGATCGTCCAGAGCACCGGCGAGGATGGCATGACCAACATGACATTCACGACCAGCAAGACCGATCTGGCCCGCACCATGGCGGTGATCGAGGCAGCCCGTCCGGTCATTCAGTATGGTGAAGTCATCACGGATGACGCGGTCGTCAAAATCAGTGTCGTCGGTGTGGGAATGCGTTCGCATGCGGGTGTCGCCAGCACGATGTTCCGCACTCTTTCCGAGCGCGGGATCAATATTCAGGTCATCTCCACCAGCGAGATCAAGGTGTCCGTGCTGATCCCGGCAGACTATGCGGAGCTTGCCATCCGTGCGCTGCACACAGCCTACGGGCTCGACGCAGCGTAA
- the ubiG gene encoding bifunctional 2-polyprenyl-6-hydroxyphenol methylase/3-demethylubiquinol 3-O-methyltransferase UbiG, with product MHSAHDSDWQTTGPETAAGQVNASAASVSPEEIARFSAIAREWWDPTGPMRPLHAMNPLRIGWIDRHLPLRSRKQSPLTVLDLGCGAGLASEALAKAGHDVLGMDASAEGIAAARRHLEDNPLPAGAGSLAYRIGSAEALVAEGVTFDAVVALEIIEHVTDPTAFMSMLASLVKPGGWVFVSTMNRTPRAFAFAKVGAEYIMRLLPVGTHDWRKFVTPSELGQYGRQAGLRLEDIAGMSPSLLGSTWRESRDLGVNYIAAFKRD from the coding sequence ATGCATTCTGCTCATGACAGTGACTGGCAGACAACAGGGCCGGAAACAGCCGCCGGACAGGTCAACGCTTCGGCGGCCTCGGTTTCTCCTGAAGAAATCGCCCGTTTCAGCGCCATCGCCCGCGAGTGGTGGGACCCGACAGGACCAATGCGGCCCTTGCATGCCATGAATCCTCTGCGTATCGGCTGGATTGACCGCCATCTGCCTTTGAGAAGCAGAAAACAGTCGCCATTGACCGTGCTTGACCTCGGATGCGGAGCGGGTCTGGCCAGTGAGGCGCTGGCTAAGGCGGGGCACGACGTGCTGGGGATGGACGCCTCGGCCGAAGGCATTGCCGCCGCCCGCAGGCATCTTGAAGACAACCCGCTCCCCGCCGGGGCCGGCTCCCTCGCCTATCGCATCGGCAGCGCCGAAGCGCTTGTCGCGGAAGGCGTGACGTTCGACGCCGTCGTGGCTCTTGAAATCATCGAGCACGTCACCGACCCGACCGCTTTCATGTCGATGCTTGCCAGTCTGGTGAAGCCGGGCGGCTGGGTATTCGTCTCAACGATGAACCGCACTCCCCGCGCCTTTGCCTTCGCAAAAGTGGGAGCGGAATACATCATGCGGCTCCTCCCTGTCGGCACGCATGACTGGCGCAAGTTCGTGACGCCGTCCGAACTGGGGCAGTACGGACGGCAGGCAGGTCTGAGGCTGGAGGATATTGCCGGGATGTCTCCTTCCCTGCTGGGCAGCACATGGCGGGAAAGCCGGGATCTGGGCGTGAACTACATCGCAGCGTTTAAGCGGGACTGA